One window of Felis catus isolate Fca126 chromosome D4, F.catus_Fca126_mat1.0, whole genome shotgun sequence genomic DNA carries:
- the MAMDC4 gene encoding apical endosomal glycoprotein isoform X1, translated as MRLPRHLLLALLLAGPPGRAWVPNDCRAPSEAACNFVCDCPDCSDEAQCGYHGVSPAPGAPFACDFERDSCGWRDISTSGYRWLRDRAGATLEPLGPRSDHTLGTDLGWYTAVGTHRGKEASTAALRSPVLHDAAPTCELRLWHHTATGDVAELRLELTHRAETLTLWQSSGPWGPGWQELVVATGRIRGDFWVTFSATRNATHRGTVALDDVVFRGCGLPTPQARCPLGYHHCGNMACVEPHQLCDGEDNCGDGSDEDTPACREPEGLLGVTRERAGAGQAGYGPCRQPDPASPTGRHTATDFETGLGPWNHSEGWARNHSAGPRPPAWPRRDHSRNSAQGEAHGGPPGSAHRGPARPPRPTSGVSPGSFLVSVAEPSAPAVLSSPEFQASGPHNCSLIFYHYLHGSEGGCLQLFLQIQSPGSPQGPVLLRRRHGELGAAWVRDRVDIQSEHPFRILLTGHTGPGGVVSLDDLILSDHCQPVPEASGSPPGLWAAAPWRQPSSLRPRDFCEPGHLSCGDLCVPPEQLCDFQQQCEGGEDEQDCGTTDFEPLTGGGWEDASVGRLQWGRLLAQESRGPGAGARRTAAGHFLALQRAWGQLAAEARVLTPPLGPSGPRCELHMAYYFQSHPQGFLALVVVEDSNRELVWQAPGSSQGWRMDRVLLGARRRPFRVRRAAWGGGGHRASADSTAPSLVLLTKLEFVGLVDLDGPGRQGAGVDDVTLKDCSPVTAIEKDSEVSCNFERDTCGWYTGHLTDAHWRRIQSHGPGYDHTTGRAQPGVPAAGYFLFLDPTDPPARGPGAHLLTQPQVPTAPQECLSFWYHLHGPQIGTLRLVLRREGEADTLLWSRTGTHGNHWHEAWATLHHQPGSGTKYQLLFEGSRDGYHGTMGLDDVALRPGPCWAPRRCSFEDSACGFSSGGQGLWTRQPNATGHAAWGPRADHTTGTAQGHYMVVDTSPQALPPGHVASLTSEEHQPLARPACLTFWYHLSLRNPGALQVHVGEAERQQGLSISAHGGSAWRLGSVDVQAERAWRVVFEAVAAGVEHSYIALDDLLLQDGPCPRPASCDFEAGLCGWSHLAWPGLGGYSWDWSSGAAPSRYPQPLVDHTLGTETGHFVLFETHMLGPGGQAAWLHSQPLPATEASCLRFWYHMGFPEHFYKGQLRVLLNSARGQLAVWSMGGRLRHQWLLGQVEVASAEEFQIVFEATLSGQPAMGPIALDDVEYLDGRHCQLPAPGRGDTVVATSVPAAVGGALVVLVLLVLLGLAGRRWLQKGGCPSRGETAAVAPGFDNIVFNADGVTLPASLTDSQ; from the exons GTTACCACGGGGTCTCGCCCGCCCCGGGCGCCCCCTTTGCCTGTGACTTCGAGCGAGACTCCTGCGGCTGGCGGGACATCAGCACCTCAGGCTACAGGTGGCTgcgagaccgggcaggagccacaCTGGAGCCTCTGGGGCCGCGCTCAGACCACACTCTCGGCACAGACCTCG GCTGGTACACGGCTGTTGGCACGCACCGCGGGAAAGAGGCGTCCACGGCAGCCCTGCGCTCCCCTGTCCTGCACGACGCCGCCCCCACCTGTGAGCTGAGGCTCTGGCACCACACGGCCACCGGAG ATGTGGCTGAGCTGCGGCTAGAGCTGACCCACAGGGCCGAGACGCTGACCCTGTGGCAGAGCTCTGggccctggggcccaggctgGCAGGAGCTGGTGGTGGCCACTGGCCGCATCCGGGGAGACTTCTGG GTGACCTTCTCTGCCACCCGAAATGCCACCCACAGGGGCACCGTGGCCTTGGACGACGTGGTCTTCCGGGGCTGTGGGCTGCCCA CCCCCCAGGCACGCTGCCCCCTGGGGTACCACCACTGTGGGAACATGGCCTGCGTGGAGCCCCACCAGCTGTGCGACGGAGAGGACAACTGTGGGGACGGCTCAGATGAGGACACGCCCGCCTGCCGTGAGCCAGAGGGGCTGCTGGGGGTTACCAGGGAGCGTGCCGGAGCGGGACAGGCGGGGTACGGGCCCTGCCGGCAGCCTGACCCTGCTTCCCCCACAGGCCGCCACACGGCCACCGACTTCGAGACGGGCCTGGGCCCGTGGAACCACTCGGAGGGCTGGGCCCGGAACCACAGCGCCGGCCCCAGGCCACCAGCCTGGCCGCGCCGGGACCACAGCCGCAATAGCGCGCAGGGTGAGGCCCACGGGGGACCGCCGGGGAGCGCCCACCGGGGCCCCGCCCGGCCACCCCGGCCCACGTCTGGTGTCTCCCCAGGCTCCTTCCTGGTCTCCGTGGCCGAGCCCAGCGCCCCCGCTGTCCTCTCCAGCCCCGAGTTCCAAGCCTCAGGCCCCCACAACTGCtcg CTTATCTTCTACCACTACCTGCACGGGTCTGAGGGTGGCTGCCTCCAGCTGTTCCTGCAGATTCAGAGCCCAGGCTCCCCTCAGGGCCCCGTCCTGCTGCGCAGGCGCCACGGGGAGCTGGGGGCCGCCTGGGTCCGAGACCGGGTCGACATCCAGAGCGAGCACCCCTTCCGG ATTCTGCTCACTGGGCACACAGGCCCAGGCGGTGTCGTGAGTTTGGATGACCTCATCCTGTCGGACCACTGCCAGCCAGTCCCAG AGGCGTCTGGATCACCTCCTGGGCTCTGGGCCGCAGCCCCCTGGCGCCAGCCGTCCAGCCTGCGGCCCCGGGACTTCTGCGAGCCGGGACATCTTTCCTGCGGGGACCTGTGCGTCCCCCCAGAGCAGCTCTGTGACTTCCAGCAACAGTGCGAGGGGGGCGAGGATGAGCAGGACTGTG GCACCACGGACTTCGAGCCCCTCACAGGGGGGGGCTGGGAGGATGCCAGCGTGGGGCGGCTGCAGTGGGGGCGTCTCCTGGCCCAGGAGAGCCGGGGCCCTGGCGCAGGCGCCCGCAGGACCGCTGCTG GGCACTTCCTGGCCCTGCAGAGGGCCTGGGGACAGCTCGCGGCAGAGGCCCGGGTCCTCACACCTCCCCTGGGTCCCTCGGGCCCCCGCTGTGAGCTCCACATGGCTTACTATTTCCAGAGTCACCCCCAAg GCTTCCTGGCCCTGGTCGTGGTGGAGGACAGCAACCGTGAGCTGGTGTGGCAGGCCCCGGGCAGCAGCCAGGGCTGGAGGATGGACAGAGTCCTTCTTGGGGCACGCCGCCGGCCTTTCCGCGTAAGGAGGgccgcctgggggggggggggtcacagagCCAGCGCTGACTCGACAGCCCCCTCCCTTGTGCTCCTCACGAAGCTGGAGTTTGTCGGCCTGGTGGACTTGGACGGCCCTGGCCGGCAGGGCGCTGGAGTGGACGATGTGACCTTGAAGGACTGCAGCCCCGTGACAGCCATTGAGAAGGACTCAG AGGTCTCCTGTAACTTCGAGCGGGACACGTGCGGCTGGTACACCGGCCACCTCACAGATGCCCACTGGCGCCGGATCCAGAGCCACGGCCCCGGGTACGACCACACCACAGGCCGAG CTCAGCCCGGTGTCCCTGCCGCAGGCTACTTCTTGTTCCTGGACCCCACGGACCCCCCAGCCCGGGGCCCTGGTGCCCACCTGCTCACCCAGCCCCAGGTGCCCACAGCTCCTCAGGAGTGCCTCTCCTTCTGGTATCACCTCCACGGGCCCCAGATCG GGACACTGCGCCTGGTGCTGAGGCgggaaggagaggcagacacGCTCCTGTGGTCGCGGACCGGCACCCACGGCAACCACTGGCACGAGGCCTGGGCCACCCTCCACCACCAGCCGGGCTCTGGCACCAAGTACCAA ctgcTGTTCGAGGGCTCCCGGGACGGCTACCACGGCACGATGGGCCTGGACGACGTGGCCCTGCGGCCCGGGCCCTGCTGGGCCCCCAGGCGGTGCTCCTTTGAGGACTCGGCCTGTGGCTTCTCCAGCGGGGGCCAAGGCCTCTGGACGCGCCAGCCCAATGCCACGGGCCACGCCGCCTGGGGCCCCCGCGCTGACCACACCACGGGGACGGCTCAAG GGCACTACATGGTGGTGGACACgagcccccaggccctgccccccgGCCACGTGGCCTCCCTGACCTCAGAGGAGCACCAGCCTCTGGCCCGGCCTGCCTGCCTGACCTTCTGGTACCACCTAAGCCTCAGAAACCCAG GCGCCCTGCAGGTCCACGTGGGGGAGGCCGAGAGGCAGCAGGGGCTCAGCATCAGTGCCCACGGAGGGTCCGCCTGGCGCCTGGGGAGTGTGGACGTGCAGGCCGAGAGGGCCTGGAGG GTGGTGTTCGAGGCGGTAGCCGCCGGCGTGGAGCACTCCTATATCGCGCTGGACGACCTGCTCCTCCAGGACGGGCCCTGCCCTCGGCCAG CTTCCTGTGACTTTGAGGCTGGCCTGTGTGGCTGGAGTCatctggcctggcctggcctgggaggGTACAGCTGGGACTGGAGCAGTGGGGCCGCACCTTCCCgctacccccagcccctggtggaTCACACTCTGGGCACAGAGACAG GACACTTCGTGCTCTTTGAAACCCACATGCTGGGCCCGGGGGGCCAGGCGGCCTGGCTGCACAGCCAGCCTCTGCCCGCCACCGAGGCCTCCTGCCTCCGCTTCTGGTACCACATGGGCTTCCCGGAGCACTTCT ACAAGGGCCAGCTGCGGGTGCTCCTGAACAGCGCCCGGGGCCAGCTGGCCGTGTGGAGCATGGGCGGGCGCCTGCGGCACCAGTGGCTGCTGGGCCAGGTGGAGGTGGCCAGCGCAGAGGAGTTCCAG ATCGTGTTTGAAGCCACTCTAAGCGGCCAGCCAGCCATGGGGCCCATCGCCCTGGACGACGTCGAGTATCTGGACGGACGGCACTGCCAGCTGCCTGCACCCGGCCGGG GGGACACGGTAGTGGCCACATCGGTGCCAGCTGCGGTCGGCGGTGCCCTCGTCGTCCTTGTCCTCCTCGTCCTGCTAGGACTGGCAGGACGACGCTGGCTGCAGAAGGGGGGCTGCCCGTCGCGGGGCGAGACAGCGGCTGTGGCCCCCGGCTTTGACAACATCGTCTTCAATGCG GACGGTGTCACCCTGCCGGCCTCGCTCACCGACAGCCAGTAG
- the MAMDC4 gene encoding apical endosomal glycoprotein isoform X9, giving the protein MACVEPHQLCDGEDNCGDGSDEDTPACREPEGLLGVTRERAGAGQAGYGPCRQPDPASPTGRHTATDFETGLGPWNHSEGWARNHSAGPRPPAWPRRDHSRNSAQGEAHGGPPGSAHRGPARPPRPTSGVSPGSFLVSVAEPSAPAVLSSPEFQASGPHNCSLIFYHYLHGSEGGCLQLFLQIQSPGSPQGPVLLRRRHGELGAAWVRDRVDIQSEHPFRILLTGHTGPGGVVSLDDLILSDHCQPVPEASGSPPGLWAAAPWRQPSSLRPRDFCEPGHLSCGDLCVPPEQLCDFQQQCEGGEDEQDCGTTDFEPLTGGGWEDASVGRLQWGRLLAQESRGPGAGARRTAAGHFLALQRAWGQLAAEARVLTPPLGPSGPRCELHMAYYFQSHPQGFLALVVVEDSNRELVWQAPGSSQGWRMDRVLLGARRRPFRVRRAAWGGGGHRASADSTAPSLVLLTKLEFVGLVDLDGPGRQGAGVDDVTLKDCSPVTAIEKDSEVSCNFERDTCGWYTGHLTDAHWRRIQSHGPGYDHTTGRAQPGVPAAGYFLFLDPTDPPARGPGAHLLTQPQVPTAPQECLSFWYHLHGPQIGTLRLVLRREGEADTLLWSRTGTHGNHWHEAWATLHHQPGSGTKYQLLFEGSRDGYHGTMGLDDVALRPGPCWAPRRCSFEDSACGFSSGGQGLWTRQPNATGHAAWGPRADHTTGTAQGHYMVVDTSPQALPPGHVASLTSEEHQPLARPACLTFWYHLSLRNPGALQVHVGEAERQQGLSISAHGGSAWRLGSVDVQAERAWRVVFEAVAAGVEHSYIALDDLLLQDGPCPRPASCDFEAGLCGWSHLAWPGLGGYSWDWSSGAAPSRYPQPLVDHTLGTETGHFVLFETHMLGPGGQAAWLHSQPLPATEASCLRFWYHMGFPEHFYKGQLRVLLNSARGQLAVWSMGGRLRHQWLLGQVEVASAEEFQIVFEATLSGQPAMGPIALDDVEYLDGRHCQLPAPGRGDTVVATSVPAAVGGALVVLVLLVLLGLAGRRWLQKGGCPSRGETAAVAPGFDNIVFNADGVTLPASLTDSQ; this is encoded by the exons ATGGCCTGCGTGGAGCCCCACCAGCTGTGCGACGGAGAGGACAACTGTGGGGACGGCTCAGATGAGGACACGCCCGCCTGCCGTGAGCCAGAGGGGCTGCTGGGGGTTACCAGGGAGCGTGCCGGAGCGGGACAGGCGGGGTACGGGCCCTGCCGGCAGCCTGACCCTGCTTCCCCCACAGGCCGCCACACGGCCACCGACTTCGAGACGGGCCTGGGCCCGTGGAACCACTCGGAGGGCTGGGCCCGGAACCACAGCGCCGGCCCCAGGCCACCAGCCTGGCCGCGCCGGGACCACAGCCGCAATAGCGCGCAGGGTGAGGCCCACGGGGGACCGCCGGGGAGCGCCCACCGGGGCCCCGCCCGGCCACCCCGGCCCACGTCTGGTGTCTCCCCAGGCTCCTTCCTGGTCTCCGTGGCCGAGCCCAGCGCCCCCGCTGTCCTCTCCAGCCCCGAGTTCCAAGCCTCAGGCCCCCACAACTGCtcg CTTATCTTCTACCACTACCTGCACGGGTCTGAGGGTGGCTGCCTCCAGCTGTTCCTGCAGATTCAGAGCCCAGGCTCCCCTCAGGGCCCCGTCCTGCTGCGCAGGCGCCACGGGGAGCTGGGGGCCGCCTGGGTCCGAGACCGGGTCGACATCCAGAGCGAGCACCCCTTCCGG ATTCTGCTCACTGGGCACACAGGCCCAGGCGGTGTCGTGAGTTTGGATGACCTCATCCTGTCGGACCACTGCCAGCCAGTCCCAG AGGCGTCTGGATCACCTCCTGGGCTCTGGGCCGCAGCCCCCTGGCGCCAGCCGTCCAGCCTGCGGCCCCGGGACTTCTGCGAGCCGGGACATCTTTCCTGCGGGGACCTGTGCGTCCCCCCAGAGCAGCTCTGTGACTTCCAGCAACAGTGCGAGGGGGGCGAGGATGAGCAGGACTGTG GCACCACGGACTTCGAGCCCCTCACAGGGGGGGGCTGGGAGGATGCCAGCGTGGGGCGGCTGCAGTGGGGGCGTCTCCTGGCCCAGGAGAGCCGGGGCCCTGGCGCAGGCGCCCGCAGGACCGCTGCTG GGCACTTCCTGGCCCTGCAGAGGGCCTGGGGACAGCTCGCGGCAGAGGCCCGGGTCCTCACACCTCCCCTGGGTCCCTCGGGCCCCCGCTGTGAGCTCCACATGGCTTACTATTTCCAGAGTCACCCCCAAg GCTTCCTGGCCCTGGTCGTGGTGGAGGACAGCAACCGTGAGCTGGTGTGGCAGGCCCCGGGCAGCAGCCAGGGCTGGAGGATGGACAGAGTCCTTCTTGGGGCACGCCGCCGGCCTTTCCGCGTAAGGAGGgccgcctgggggggggggggtcacagagCCAGCGCTGACTCGACAGCCCCCTCCCTTGTGCTCCTCACGAAGCTGGAGTTTGTCGGCCTGGTGGACTTGGACGGCCCTGGCCGGCAGGGCGCTGGAGTGGACGATGTGACCTTGAAGGACTGCAGCCCCGTGACAGCCATTGAGAAGGACTCAG AGGTCTCCTGTAACTTCGAGCGGGACACGTGCGGCTGGTACACCGGCCACCTCACAGATGCCCACTGGCGCCGGATCCAGAGCCACGGCCCCGGGTACGACCACACCACAGGCCGAG CTCAGCCCGGTGTCCCTGCCGCAGGCTACTTCTTGTTCCTGGACCCCACGGACCCCCCAGCCCGGGGCCCTGGTGCCCACCTGCTCACCCAGCCCCAGGTGCCCACAGCTCCTCAGGAGTGCCTCTCCTTCTGGTATCACCTCCACGGGCCCCAGATCG GGACACTGCGCCTGGTGCTGAGGCgggaaggagaggcagacacGCTCCTGTGGTCGCGGACCGGCACCCACGGCAACCACTGGCACGAGGCCTGGGCCACCCTCCACCACCAGCCGGGCTCTGGCACCAAGTACCAA ctgcTGTTCGAGGGCTCCCGGGACGGCTACCACGGCACGATGGGCCTGGACGACGTGGCCCTGCGGCCCGGGCCCTGCTGGGCCCCCAGGCGGTGCTCCTTTGAGGACTCGGCCTGTGGCTTCTCCAGCGGGGGCCAAGGCCTCTGGACGCGCCAGCCCAATGCCACGGGCCACGCCGCCTGGGGCCCCCGCGCTGACCACACCACGGGGACGGCTCAAG GGCACTACATGGTGGTGGACACgagcccccaggccctgccccccgGCCACGTGGCCTCCCTGACCTCAGAGGAGCACCAGCCTCTGGCCCGGCCTGCCTGCCTGACCTTCTGGTACCACCTAAGCCTCAGAAACCCAG GCGCCCTGCAGGTCCACGTGGGGGAGGCCGAGAGGCAGCAGGGGCTCAGCATCAGTGCCCACGGAGGGTCCGCCTGGCGCCTGGGGAGTGTGGACGTGCAGGCCGAGAGGGCCTGGAGG GTGGTGTTCGAGGCGGTAGCCGCCGGCGTGGAGCACTCCTATATCGCGCTGGACGACCTGCTCCTCCAGGACGGGCCCTGCCCTCGGCCAG CTTCCTGTGACTTTGAGGCTGGCCTGTGTGGCTGGAGTCatctggcctggcctggcctgggaggGTACAGCTGGGACTGGAGCAGTGGGGCCGCACCTTCCCgctacccccagcccctggtggaTCACACTCTGGGCACAGAGACAG GACACTTCGTGCTCTTTGAAACCCACATGCTGGGCCCGGGGGGCCAGGCGGCCTGGCTGCACAGCCAGCCTCTGCCCGCCACCGAGGCCTCCTGCCTCCGCTTCTGGTACCACATGGGCTTCCCGGAGCACTTCT ACAAGGGCCAGCTGCGGGTGCTCCTGAACAGCGCCCGGGGCCAGCTGGCCGTGTGGAGCATGGGCGGGCGCCTGCGGCACCAGTGGCTGCTGGGCCAGGTGGAGGTGGCCAGCGCAGAGGAGTTCCAG ATCGTGTTTGAAGCCACTCTAAGCGGCCAGCCAGCCATGGGGCCCATCGCCCTGGACGACGTCGAGTATCTGGACGGACGGCACTGCCAGCTGCCTGCACCCGGCCGGG GGGACACGGTAGTGGCCACATCGGTGCCAGCTGCGGTCGGCGGTGCCCTCGTCGTCCTTGTCCTCCTCGTCCTGCTAGGACTGGCAGGACGACGCTGGCTGCAGAAGGGGGGCTGCCCGTCGCGGGGCGAGACAGCGGCTGTGGCCCCCGGCTTTGACAACATCGTCTTCAATGCG GACGGTGTCACCCTGCCGGCCTCGCTCACCGACAGCCAGTAG
- the MAMDC4 gene encoding apical endosomal glycoprotein isoform X6, with amino-acid sequence MRLPRHLLLALLLAGPPGRAWVPNDCRAPSEAACNFVCDCPDCSDEAQCGYHGVSPAPGAPFACDFERDSCGWRDISTSGYRWLRDRAGATLEPLGPRSDHTLGTDLGWYTAVGTHRGKEASTAALRSPVLHDAAPTCELRLWHHTATGDVAELRLELTHRAETLTLWQSSGPWGPGWQELVVATGRIRGDFWVTFSATRNATHRGTVALDDVVFRGCGLPTPQARCPLGYHHCGNMACVEPHQLCDGEDNCGDGSDEDTPACRRHTATDFETGLGPWNHSEGWARNHSAGPRPPAWPRRDHSRNSAQGSFLVSVAEPSAPAVLSSPEFQASGPHNCSLIFYHYLHGSEGGCLQLFLQIQSPGSPQGPVLLRRRHGELGAAWVRDRVDIQSEHPFRILLTGHTGPGGVVSLDDLILSDHCQPVPEASGSPPGLWAAAPWRQPSSLRPRDFCEPGHLSCGDLCVPPEQLCDFQQQCEGGEDEQDCGTTDFEPLTGGGWEDASVGRLQWGRLLAQESRGPGAGARRTAAGHFLALQRAWGQLAAEARVLTPPLGPSGPRCELHMAYYFQSHPQGFLALVVVEDSNRELVWQAPGSSQGWRMDRVLLGARRRPFRVRRAAWGGGGHRASADSTAPSLVLLTKLEFVGLVDLDGPGRQGAGVDDVTLKDCSPVTAIEKDSEVSCNFERDTCGWYTGHLTDAHWRRIQSHGPGYDHTTGRAQPGVPAAGYFLFLDPTDPPARGPGAHLLTQPQVPTAPQECLSFWYHLHGPQIGTLRLVLRREGEADTLLWSRTGTHGNHWHEAWATLHHQPGSGTKYQLLFEGSRDGYHGTMGLDDVALRPGPCWAPRRCSFEDSACGFSSGGQGLWTRQPNATGHAAWGPRADHTTGTAQGHYMVVDTSPQALPPGHVASLTSEEHQPLARPACLTFWYHLSLRNPGALQVHVGEAERQQGLSISAHGGSAWRLGSVDVQAERAWRVVFEAVAAGVEHSYIALDDLLLQDGPCPRPASCDFEAGLCGWSHLAWPGLGGYSWDWSSGAAPSRYPQPLVDHTLGTETGHFVLFETHMLGPGGQAAWLHSQPLPATEASCLRFWYHMGFPEHFYKGQLRVLLNSARGQLAVWSMGGRLRHQWLLGQVEVASAEEFQIVFEATLSGQPAMGPIALDDVEYLDGRHCQLPAPGRGDTVVATSVPAAVGGALVVLVLLVLLGLAGRRWLQKGGCPSRGETAAVAPGFDNIVFNADGVTLPASLTDSQ; translated from the exons GTTACCACGGGGTCTCGCCCGCCCCGGGCGCCCCCTTTGCCTGTGACTTCGAGCGAGACTCCTGCGGCTGGCGGGACATCAGCACCTCAGGCTACAGGTGGCTgcgagaccgggcaggagccacaCTGGAGCCTCTGGGGCCGCGCTCAGACCACACTCTCGGCACAGACCTCG GCTGGTACACGGCTGTTGGCACGCACCGCGGGAAAGAGGCGTCCACGGCAGCCCTGCGCTCCCCTGTCCTGCACGACGCCGCCCCCACCTGTGAGCTGAGGCTCTGGCACCACACGGCCACCGGAG ATGTGGCTGAGCTGCGGCTAGAGCTGACCCACAGGGCCGAGACGCTGACCCTGTGGCAGAGCTCTGggccctggggcccaggctgGCAGGAGCTGGTGGTGGCCACTGGCCGCATCCGGGGAGACTTCTGG GTGACCTTCTCTGCCACCCGAAATGCCACCCACAGGGGCACCGTGGCCTTGGACGACGTGGTCTTCCGGGGCTGTGGGCTGCCCA CCCCCCAGGCACGCTGCCCCCTGGGGTACCACCACTGTGGGAACATGGCCTGCGTGGAGCCCCACCAGCTGTGCGACGGAGAGGACAACTGTGGGGACGGCTCAGATGAGGACACGCCCGCCTGCC GCCGCCACACGGCCACCGACTTCGAGACGGGCCTGGGCCCGTGGAACCACTCGGAGGGCTGGGCCCGGAACCACAGCGCCGGCCCCAGGCCACCAGCCTGGCCGCGCCGGGACCACAGCCGCAATAGCGCGCAGG GCTCCTTCCTGGTCTCCGTGGCCGAGCCCAGCGCCCCCGCTGTCCTCTCCAGCCCCGAGTTCCAAGCCTCAGGCCCCCACAACTGCtcg CTTATCTTCTACCACTACCTGCACGGGTCTGAGGGTGGCTGCCTCCAGCTGTTCCTGCAGATTCAGAGCCCAGGCTCCCCTCAGGGCCCCGTCCTGCTGCGCAGGCGCCACGGGGAGCTGGGGGCCGCCTGGGTCCGAGACCGGGTCGACATCCAGAGCGAGCACCCCTTCCGG ATTCTGCTCACTGGGCACACAGGCCCAGGCGGTGTCGTGAGTTTGGATGACCTCATCCTGTCGGACCACTGCCAGCCAGTCCCAG AGGCGTCTGGATCACCTCCTGGGCTCTGGGCCGCAGCCCCCTGGCGCCAGCCGTCCAGCCTGCGGCCCCGGGACTTCTGCGAGCCGGGACATCTTTCCTGCGGGGACCTGTGCGTCCCCCCAGAGCAGCTCTGTGACTTCCAGCAACAGTGCGAGGGGGGCGAGGATGAGCAGGACTGTG GCACCACGGACTTCGAGCCCCTCACAGGGGGGGGCTGGGAGGATGCCAGCGTGGGGCGGCTGCAGTGGGGGCGTCTCCTGGCCCAGGAGAGCCGGGGCCCTGGCGCAGGCGCCCGCAGGACCGCTGCTG GGCACTTCCTGGCCCTGCAGAGGGCCTGGGGACAGCTCGCGGCAGAGGCCCGGGTCCTCACACCTCCCCTGGGTCCCTCGGGCCCCCGCTGTGAGCTCCACATGGCTTACTATTTCCAGAGTCACCCCCAAg GCTTCCTGGCCCTGGTCGTGGTGGAGGACAGCAACCGTGAGCTGGTGTGGCAGGCCCCGGGCAGCAGCCAGGGCTGGAGGATGGACAGAGTCCTTCTTGGGGCACGCCGCCGGCCTTTCCGCGTAAGGAGGgccgcctgggggggggggggtcacagagCCAGCGCTGACTCGACAGCCCCCTCCCTTGTGCTCCTCACGAAGCTGGAGTTTGTCGGCCTGGTGGACTTGGACGGCCCTGGCCGGCAGGGCGCTGGAGTGGACGATGTGACCTTGAAGGACTGCAGCCCCGTGACAGCCATTGAGAAGGACTCAG AGGTCTCCTGTAACTTCGAGCGGGACACGTGCGGCTGGTACACCGGCCACCTCACAGATGCCCACTGGCGCCGGATCCAGAGCCACGGCCCCGGGTACGACCACACCACAGGCCGAG CTCAGCCCGGTGTCCCTGCCGCAGGCTACTTCTTGTTCCTGGACCCCACGGACCCCCCAGCCCGGGGCCCTGGTGCCCACCTGCTCACCCAGCCCCAGGTGCCCACAGCTCCTCAGGAGTGCCTCTCCTTCTGGTATCACCTCCACGGGCCCCAGATCG GGACACTGCGCCTGGTGCTGAGGCgggaaggagaggcagacacGCTCCTGTGGTCGCGGACCGGCACCCACGGCAACCACTGGCACGAGGCCTGGGCCACCCTCCACCACCAGCCGGGCTCTGGCACCAAGTACCAA ctgcTGTTCGAGGGCTCCCGGGACGGCTACCACGGCACGATGGGCCTGGACGACGTGGCCCTGCGGCCCGGGCCCTGCTGGGCCCCCAGGCGGTGCTCCTTTGAGGACTCGGCCTGTGGCTTCTCCAGCGGGGGCCAAGGCCTCTGGACGCGCCAGCCCAATGCCACGGGCCACGCCGCCTGGGGCCCCCGCGCTGACCACACCACGGGGACGGCTCAAG GGCACTACATGGTGGTGGACACgagcccccaggccctgccccccgGCCACGTGGCCTCCCTGACCTCAGAGGAGCACCAGCCTCTGGCCCGGCCTGCCTGCCTGACCTTCTGGTACCACCTAAGCCTCAGAAACCCAG GCGCCCTGCAGGTCCACGTGGGGGAGGCCGAGAGGCAGCAGGGGCTCAGCATCAGTGCCCACGGAGGGTCCGCCTGGCGCCTGGGGAGTGTGGACGTGCAGGCCGAGAGGGCCTGGAGG GTGGTGTTCGAGGCGGTAGCCGCCGGCGTGGAGCACTCCTATATCGCGCTGGACGACCTGCTCCTCCAGGACGGGCCCTGCCCTCGGCCAG CTTCCTGTGACTTTGAGGCTGGCCTGTGTGGCTGGAGTCatctggcctggcctggcctgggaggGTACAGCTGGGACTGGAGCAGTGGGGCCGCACCTTCCCgctacccccagcccctggtggaTCACACTCTGGGCACAGAGACAG GACACTTCGTGCTCTTTGAAACCCACATGCTGGGCCCGGGGGGCCAGGCGGCCTGGCTGCACAGCCAGCCTCTGCCCGCCACCGAGGCCTCCTGCCTCCGCTTCTGGTACCACATGGGCTTCCCGGAGCACTTCT ACAAGGGCCAGCTGCGGGTGCTCCTGAACAGCGCCCGGGGCCAGCTGGCCGTGTGGAGCATGGGCGGGCGCCTGCGGCACCAGTGGCTGCTGGGCCAGGTGGAGGTGGCCAGCGCAGAGGAGTTCCAG ATCGTGTTTGAAGCCACTCTAAGCGGCCAGCCAGCCATGGGGCCCATCGCCCTGGACGACGTCGAGTATCTGGACGGACGGCACTGCCAGCTGCCTGCACCCGGCCGGG GGGACACGGTAGTGGCCACATCGGTGCCAGCTGCGGTCGGCGGTGCCCTCGTCGTCCTTGTCCTCCTCGTCCTGCTAGGACTGGCAGGACGACGCTGGCTGCAGAAGGGGGGCTGCCCGTCGCGGGGCGAGACAGCGGCTGTGGCCCCCGGCTTTGACAACATCGTCTTCAATGCG GACGGTGTCACCCTGCCGGCCTCGCTCACCGACAGCCAGTAG